The sequence below is a genomic window from Corythoichthys intestinalis isolate RoL2023-P3 chromosome 17, ASM3026506v1, whole genome shotgun sequence.
AATTTGCGTCTCCTCCACAGAAACGATCTGCTCCATGGTCAGAAGGTTTTGCTGGGACATAAAAAAGACAGCGCGTCACCTCGAGCGGGCCGGGATATCGCTCGGGAGTATGGGGTTATATTGCTGACACGATTCTGAGTGAGCAACAATGGATATTGAGCACATTAACCTAGATCTGAGCAAGCAATGATGGATATTGAGCACATTAAACTACATTTCgagcataaaaaatatatactgagcGAGCAGTTGAAGATTTTAAGCGAGCAATCATAGATTTTAAgcacagaaaataatattgagcaaaaaaaaaatctactctgtGCCGCTCAATTCCCCCCTCCTGCTCTTGCTCCATATCTCAACTCCTGTGCTCGTCGGTTTGTTTTCTCTGTGCGCTGAGTTGAGCACACGCATTACCATCGTGTCACGAAaccaaccaatcagagagctggcggaagtacacaGGTTGGCTGTTTGCCCTCCAATTAGATCACTTGTTACATTCGCCCGGAAAAAGCAAAGGTGACTGACTTTAACGGGAGAACGGCGACTTCGTTGAAACAACTTATGACACTATTTATCATCATAATTATTGTCTCGTGTACTTTAGTGATGTAATATTAGGCCTGCCTTATCTGTGTTTCCTCATATTTTAAGACAGTAGCTTCAGCCTGTGACTGACGAAGTGTACTTctgccagctctctgattggttggcttcgtgacacgttGGTAACACGTGTGCTCAACTCAGCGCACAGAGAAATCAAACCGACGACGAGCACTGGAGTCGAGATACCGAGCGAAAGCAGGAGGGGGGAATTGAGCGGcagtgtagattttttttttttgctcaatattATTATCTGCGCTCAAAATCTACGCTTGCTCGCTTAAAATCTTTGACTGCTcgctcaatatatttttttgtgctcgAAATCTAGTTTAGTGTGCTCAAtatccattattgctcgctcagaatagtgtcagcaatataacCCCATACGGTAGTAGCTAGCTTAGCGTTGAGCTAACTCAACTGCGTGCGGAGCTACTCTGGTGCAAAAGTAACCggggaaaaaacaaaccaaCTGCGATCATCTTGAAAATCGCTAGCACGTCCGTCCGTCCTCGTAgcccaattttgattttttgtaTCGGGGCCGATGCATTGATTATGGTCCAATGGTTACCGTAGGTTACAATTTACCACGCAGTGTGCCGTATCAGGCTCCTGCTGGTttttcttaagttttgaaaactaATGACTTACTTTCTTCCCCGAGGAAAATAAATGGAATGGACACTCCTCATGGACAAATTAGATTGGATTTTGTCGTTACCACAAATCAAGGCAAGCAAATGTATTTTGGGCAATTTTCCAGTTACTTTTGCACCAGATTACCTCTGTAGCGGAGCGAGGCTAAAGCCAGATGAGCCGTGACACAGCACTGCCTACGGTCGGGACTCGGCGTCAGTTTGGGCCGATCCTCCCCGGGCGCTTCCGCGCAAAAGATTGGGACTCTGCGAGAGCACACATAGAATCGGGGCTCGAGCTTCGAGAGCGGATTCGGGACCCGAGGTGCCGACCCGCCGTGGCGGCGCACGGAGGCGACACGCTCGACGGGGCAGTTCGCGTAGCGATGGGACAGAGAGCGAACCCGCGTCGTTCCGCTTTGCGCCGGAGGCGGCAAAAGCGGGCCGGCTCGGAGAGGTCAAAGCGCACGAGACGGGCGACGTCTTTGGGCGGGCGGAGTCTACGAAGCTACGGGATGGCCGCCACTCACCGAGTCCTTGAGCTGAGTCAAATGTTTGGCCAGCCACGTTTCCTTCGCGCGTTCgacgcacacacaaacaaacacagtGAGACGCATGCATGCGCCCGCCCGTTACCCCGCCCGAACGCCGTGCGGCAACTGACCCGTGATTCCCCCTCGCCCCTCCACTCCACTCGGTTGGGGAAGAGGTAGAAGTAGCGCCTCTGCCACTGCGTCAGGAAGGGATTTCCCAACTTCAGCATGTAGCCGTGCATGATGCAGTCTTTGCCCAGGGCGTAGTCTGAAAGACAAAATGTCAGCGCCATGTCAACGTTTGCCGCAAAAATCTCTTTGGGGAACCAAAACGGCGCACGTGACTGCCACTACAAGCTAGTATAAAAGCATGTCCAATTTTAAGCTAGCGTCCCGGATTGGATAGAAAAGAGTGCGGGCTCAAAAGGTTTTGTCACCTTCCTCGTGTCCCAGCTGCTTGTTCTTGGCCCTCTTACGGGCCTCGTTCTTGTCCGTGTCCGAGTTGACGGCGTCGTAGACCGTCTCGGCCACTTCCTGCTGCCAACGCTCAGAAATCACCAGCGGGAAGTTCTTGTACAGCTCCTGGTCGCTGTCCAgaagctacaaaaaaaaaaaataaattagtcgGGACACGCAAGCGGACCCCATCCGACCGGCTGGGAGACGTACCTTGATGCCCTTGGTGTCCTCCTCGTCAAAGGAACCGATGTCAAAGGCGTCGGCAGCGTTTACTTCCCCTCTGGGCGGGATTAACGGCGGCGAGTACTGCGGACGCACACGCATAGCGGTTGAGTGAACCGCCTCGTAAGGGTGTGCCATTCTACGTGCTGACCTTCTGCAAGTAGACCTGCTGCCAGTCCATGCCCTTGAAGAACGGGTGCTCCTTGACTTCGCACGCTCTGATGGACACACAGGTAATAAAAGCATCAGTCTCATCATCGTCCActccaaaaaaaacaatttggctaAGATGCTAcctttgaaaatgacttgattTAAAAATGAGGAGGGCGGACCCTTTCATTTTGAACTCTTTACTGCGCACTCATCGTCCGCTGGGCAGTATCAAGTATTACCCCGAAAATGTTACTTTTGTTCAAAAACACCAGCAAAAACTATTAGATCGAGATATTATGGCTAGcacataaaaaataacaaaataatattcCCCCTGTCAAATTATCTGTGGGCAACACTTTTCTTGACTATATATCtgttttttatatttgttttcacattacttttttaatattaCAGGAATGGCATATAATCCGCaggtccaacacaaaaaaaaaagtatgatttTATTTTGTCCATGGGAAAATCTGCTATGATGTCAGTGATAACCCACCCCCGTCCCTGGCAACCCAGCCGCTTGGCCACATCGCGCTGCAGGAGACCTTCCAGAAGTTCTTTCAGTTCGCTGGTGAACGAGTCGGGCAGCTCCACGTTCTGACCAACGGCAAGACAAGAACAGAGCAGAGCAGTCATTTGCCGTCTTTTTACACCAGGAGACCATTCATCACATCCGTGTTTACTGGAGAGCtatttttacccccccccccaatcaggCGGATTAAAGGATGAAGCAGATCAAGTGGCCAGATTAAAGCATTACATGGAATGGGATTGGCGACCGAAGCCAGAGATCACACTTTCCCTCTTTTGCACGGACGCGCACGTGCAAAAGACTCCATGGACAGCGTCATTTGCGCAAAAAGGAGGCCTTCTCAGCGAGAGAAATCCCAGAAGTCACCACCCTCCATTGAATTCGTGaattaaaatgacaaaaaaaataatcatttcacaacttctttttttctttttaatgtggCAGTCAAAACATTGGGGGATGACAATATTGCCCAAAGTAAAAGCGGGTCGTCGGGACGTTCTTACCATGGTGAGCGTCATCCTGTCGATCTCGTGTTTGTCTTTGGTCTTGTGCTGCCTGAACGGGCTGTGCCTGAAGGGGGCGCCGGCCGCCCAAGGGGAGAAAAGACAGCGCACCTTTTAGTTCCGCACACCCGAAGCATTTGCGCACATCAAAGTCGACGTCTGGATGAAAGATGGGAGCGCCTGAGGCCCACTTGTATTTTCCGCACGTGCGGCAAAAATCATCCGTCCAAAAAGTCAGGACCTCCGCAAACCTATCCGGTGATGGAAGGGGctaaaccaggggtgcccaTTACGTTGAtcacaacgctagtgtgggtagctcgcaacACCCCCCTcaccccaaaaaatgtaatgtacATAATTATGTTGTGTAAgcagcatatggcggaaaacacagacaagacagaaaaagcagtttctgctcttgcaccccttttcaaaataaactgctgtattttaagccaaaagaactgttgtgcttgatagaacaatatgtctatatgctgccatagcagattcatggtgcactaaggctccgaactatttttaatttgtttgaattttaatttattttttaaaatgtctgtcatgtttagcatagaatcattaattgatgtctaaattttagtttaaaaaacaaaaaaacaaaaaacgacttaaaaaattatttacttgcatattttaagcttttgaacgaattacatcacaatgaaaaatttggcatcagtaaaaaaagtcacggatatctacctcattactatcgcttaattgtatttttgttgttactgttgcattttccctgatacgttagatgatgaataatcgatccaaacaaaaacaaaaacaaaaaaaagaaaaataacgtttaaagggtaactatatgaaaaacaaaatctcagccattccttgttgtctgcgatttcttcatcgcgacccttgttatatcaccatgttttacccataaaataaaaaacatccggctgtggccattcacagttgtgtcttgacactcagtgatacatgccacatggagcttttggattgaaacaaggtaggtATGCGATAATACTTTGTTAAAATcgttggcgtctttaattctgctgtcACGTGTTCCGCCTCCAataagggttttgctgtttgattaaaaaataataataataaaaaaatttaaaaaaaagctttttttgtttttttgttgttcccccataaaattgagattttaagctttccaatgatgtatcacacatgcatttcggacaattttgaaagttggccaaactgAGGGTCatgtaacgagcggtaattaattttttcaattaatcccgttaaaatatttgacgcaattaacgcacaaatgccccgcccaaacatattaaaaggacagcaaagtgaaaggtgtacttgttgtgttttttggagttttgccgccctctgctggcgcttgggtgcgactgattttacaggcttcagcatccatgagcattgtgtaagtaattattgacatcaacaatggcgggctactagtttattttttgattgaaaattttacaaattttattaaaacgaaaacattaagaggggttttaatataaaatttctataacttgtactagttattatcttttatttattttctataaatgtttataaatatttatatattttatttatttatatattttatttattatttttatttatcttttaagacctacaagtccatctttccatggatcgctttaacagaatgttaataatggtaatgccatcttgttgatttattgttataataaagatatacagtacttatgtattgtatgttgaatgtatatatccatctctatctttccattccaacaataatttacagaaaaatatggcatattttatagatggtttgaattgcgattaattgcaattaattacgattaattaatttttgagctgtaattaactcgattaaaaattaattaatcgtttgacacccctaatatatatatgtattagggctgtcaaaattatcgcgttaacgggcggtaattaattgttttaattaatcacgttaaaatatttgatgcaattaacgcacaaatgcccctctcaaacagatgaaaatgacaggacagtgaaatgtgtacttgttgtgttttacggagttttgtcgccctctgctggcgcttgggtgcgactgattttatagggttcagcacccatgagcattgtgtaagtaattattgacatcaacaatggcgggctactagtttattttttgactgaaatttttacaaattttattaaaacgaaaacattaagaggggttttaatataaaatttctataacttatactaacatttaccttttaagaactacaagtctttctatccatggatcgctttaacagaatgttaataatggtaatgccatcttgttgatttattgttataataaacaaatacagtacttatgtaccgtatgttgaatgtatatatccatcttgtgtcttatttttccattccaacattaatttacagaaaaatatggcatattttatagatggtttgaattgtgattaatttttaagccgtagttaactcgattaaaatttttaatcgtttgacacccctaatatatatatatatatatatatatagactgtatatatataatatatatcctGCGATGCTATTCTGCAATGTTATTATGTTATGTATATTTTGCCCACACAACATCATTAACTATGTATATCTaaaaatgtgtatgtatatatatatgtgtgtatatacatatatatgtatatatgtatactggactgtctcagaaaattagaatacacaatattctaattttctgagacagtcctgtatattgttctatgtaaaggacgtcagccaaggtcggccccccacatttttaccacgccaaatctggtcccctttgcaaaaagtttggacacccctgctttaaatggtggattaatgtacaggattgtctcagaaaattagaatattgtgtattctaattttctgagacagtccagtatatgttgtgtgagcaaaaTATGcctaactatatatatatatatatatatatatatatatatatataggctctggatgttgtaggggtgtcgtggctgacacgtctctacaacatcgcgtggacatcggggacagtgcctctggattggcagaccggggtggtggtccccctttttaagaagggggaccggagggtgtgttccaattatagagggatcacactcctcagcctccctggtaaagtctattcaggggtgctggagagaagagtccgccgagaagtcgaacctcggattcaggaggagcagtgtggttttcgtcccggccgtggaacagtggaccagctctacaccctcggcagggtcctcgagggtgcatgggagttcgcccgatcagtctacatgtgttttgtggatctggagaaggcgtttgaccgtgtgcctcggggattcctgtggggggtgctccgggagtacggggtaccgagccccttggtaagggctgttcggtccctgtacgaccggtgtcagagtttggtccgcattgccggcagtaagtcgaatttgttcccagtgagggttggactctgcctaggctgccctttgtcaccgattttgttcataatttttatggacagaatttctaggcgcagccgaagcgttgagggggtccggtttggtgacctcagcattgaatctctgctttttgcagataatttagtgctgttggcttcatcaagccgtgacctccaactctcactggagcggttcgcagctgagtgtgaagcggttgggatgaagatcagcacctccaaatccgagaccatggtcctcagtcggaaaagggtggagtgccctctccgggtcggggatgagatcctgccccaagtggaggagttcaagtatcttggggtgttGTTCACGAATGCCGGtaagagggagcgggagatcgacaggcgaattggtgcagcgtctgcagtaatgtggactctgcaccggtccgtagtggtgaagaaggagctgagccgaaaggcaaagctctcgatttaccagtcgatctacgttcctaccctcacctatggtcacgagctttgggtcgtgaccaaaagaacaagatcccggacacaagcggccgaaatgagttacctccgcagggtgtccgggctctcccttagagatagggtgagaagctcggtcatccgggaggcactcggcgtcgagccgctactcctccgcgtagagaggagccagctgaggtggctcgggcatctggttcggatgcctccgggacgcctccctggagaggtgttccgggcatgtcccaccggcgggaggccccggggacgacccaggacacgctggagagactatgtctctaggctggcctgggaacgccttgggatcctgccggaggagctggttgaagtggctggggagagggaagcctgggcttccctgttaaagctgctgcccccgcgacccgaccccggaacaagcggaagataatggatggatatatatataaatatatatacatacatacatacacatttttagatgtacatagttaattatgttgtgtgagcaaaaTATACATAACATATAATAACATCGCAGAATAGCTTCGCAGGAGGTTTTCTCCTTCAAAAGTAGATCTTAGAGCAAAAAACAATTAGCACCCCTTGGCTAGATGGAAAGCTGGACGCTCTTACCCTCGCAGCAGCTTAAAGAGCATGCAGCCCAGCGAAAACCAGTCGGCGCTGCTGTCGTAGGCCGTTCCCTTCTGCAGAACCTCGGGGGCCATGTAGCCGTGGGTCCCCCTGAAAACAAGGGCCAAATCGTTGGTGGGACATCGACCgtgatgtgtgtgcgtgcggTGGGGGGAAGGAAGGCGCATGCGTCTTACACGCTGGCGTGAGGTTTCTTCTTGGAGAAGTCGCAGGCCAGTCCCAGGTCAGAGATGCGAACGTGCCCGTGCTCATCCAGCAGGATGTTGGCGGGCTGAAGGGCAGAGGCAGACGGCGTCAGCACCTCCGTCTGACTAGCCGGCCAGGCGAGTGCCTACCTTGAGGTCACGGTAGACCACGAAGCGGTTGTGCATGTGCTCCAGGCCCAGCACGATCTCGGCGGCGTAGAAACGCATTTCCTTCTCGCTGAACACTCCGTGTTGGGACAAGTGGTAGTGAAGGTCGCCGCCTGCCACACACGcattaaaagtgtttttttgtttattttttttaatcatacttaCTGATTTAAGCATTATTCAATACAACTGAAAATGATTTTGTATATACCCAAGGTATATGTATATGGttgttatgtcctctggtcttatgttgactactttttgggtttaatttctttctaagattgtacattgttcatccgtccacaggatgtcgctattctaactcagaatcttaagtttttctttggtattgctgtttgcgctcggcttcccctagtggcgacttgctgtaagcagcaggcagaaagaactttttatttcagttggaaaagaggccttgaggtgttaagacgttgcacacctcctctgcaccatacatcgttgggaacccttgacaaaacaaaatctgtaagtttgtacgttttaacagtgggttagatgtaattttggtgtgtctattctgttattttgttgttatttatgtggcgcgaacccacacgtttttgtgctaagctaaagtagccacttcatttcatttgctcataatggagccagttttctgttatttacataaacatgttattgtatagaaccttttattttgtgtataacattggtgttttatgtatgtttcagttttaccacacacacacacacacacgcacacgcacgttcacgcgaagaaataaatgagaggaaggagtttgggcctccatttttctttgttggtttagctcgctgccaaagtcgagtagccatacgctcggctgagggcagaagagtaaaaagattttcaacacatcaagcacccaagatgtctcaacaagaagtttcaccacctatcagccaagtggtcaccaggtcggaggccagtcattctcattcttcacgccggtccagaacgagtcaagctgctgcacaagcacgagcagacgccgaagctgcctacgccagagcacggtacgccaaacgccaaatcgacatggaggtcgagaaggcacgcatcgaggcaacactacacgctctgaagacggaaggtgaagcagaagcagcgctcgccgcagctaaagtttgggaggcgactttcgaagaagaggagcgcgccaaagtcgacctcagcgagcaaggggtattttccaagacacccccctccatcaggcgtgcacaagagtatgtgcatgctcactttgacgaccagcgtgtccaagcagatggcacacaaacgccaaacaatgagcacctggttaggcacaatgactctcaacaaccagaaaatagcccaaaatcagcTGGTGCTTTCCCACATGTGCGTCACATCGACATCGCTGACGAAGAGCATCTCCAATCTCATCGTGGGAGAACGGACATCTCACACCAGCCTACACCTTCAGCAACCCCACAAAGTGAACTGTCCAATTTAGCAGCCTATCTAGCACGGCGTGATCTGCTGACATCGGGGTTCAAGGTTTTCGACAACCGGCCAGAGTCCTACCTGTCCTGGAAGTCCATGTTCTGCAACGCGACGGAAGGCCTCAATCTCAAGCCCAGCGAAGAGctcgaccttctcaccaagtggcTCGGCGGGGAGTCTCTTCAACACGCTCAGAGGATCAGGGCGGTCCACGTGAGTAATCCACAGGCGGGTCTCCAACGTCTGTGGCAGCGGCTAGACAAGACTTATGGCTCTCCAGAGGTAATTGAATCCTCACTCTTCCAACGGTTGCAGACTTTTCCAAGAATCTCCAACAAAGACACTCACTTACTGCAGGAGCTTGCTGATCTTCTGTTAGAGCTATCGTATGCCAAAAGTGAAAGTTATTtgccgggtcttagctttctcgacacaccaaggggcataaacccgatagttgaaaaactcccatatggactccaggagtcatgggttacacaaggtaccaaatacaaaagggaaaacggtgcagtctatccacctttttcgtattttgtgcggttcgtaaatgactacgctgaaatgagaacagaccctagctttatgttacagtgttcaaacgtaataaatccaagggttggtaagacatcagtaagacgagacaaatacagagttccattggcggtgaataaaatagagatcagtccggctaaattgacagcactcgatccagacaaacaatgtcctatccaccaaaaaccacattcactcgtcaaatgcagggggtttagaatgaaaacactagacgaaagaaagaacattctcaaagagcacgccatttgttttaaatgttgtgcgtccacaaatcacagggctcgagactgtaaagctattatccaatgctcagaatgtgatagcgatgctcatgtgtctgccatgcatgtcggtccacctccatggacacctcaagactttaatcccccaacccagagtcacggcggggagtctgagggcccaaatcctgtgaacacagccagttgcacagaagtatgtgggcaaggcgtaaaaggaaaatcatgctcaaagatctgtttagttaatgtatatcgccgaacttctccagaaaagaaaaagagggtatatgccatgttggatgatcagagcaattcatccttagccagatctgcgttttttgacatgtttaatGTGCAAGGTACCATATTCCCATACACCATGAGAACATGTGCAGGTTTATCAGAGACACAAGGTCGTaaagctgatggctttgttgtagaagatgtagatggtaaggtctccatgatgctgcctacaataacagaatgtgatcagattccagataatagagacgaaattcccagccctgaggtagcagcagctcaccctcatttgcgatcaatcgcttcacagattcctcctctcgacccatcggcagacattcttctgctcctgggaagggacatcattcaggctcataaagttcgtggtcaggtaaatgggccaaacaatgcacctcatgcccagcgtctcgatttaggatgggttgtcataggtgatgtctgtctctctggagctcataaacccacattgaactcatttaagacgaacgttctaaacagtggacgtcccacgttcctcagtccttgcgaaaacacaatcgttatcaaagagaaatacaccaaaaacgatccactaaacacacaagcggaactaggacaacatattttccaacaaacaacaaatgacgacaaagttgcactttcggcagaagatgcgttgttcctagacattatgcacaacaactTTGCTAAAGATGAGGCGAATAACTGGGTAGCTCCACTTCCATTCCGCTCACCTAGGCGGCGCCTACCTGACAATCGGCAGCAGGCCTACAATCGTTTAATGTCGCTCCGCAAAACGCTGAGAAGAAAACCTGAAATGAGAGCGCATTACGCTGAGTTTATGGAGAAAATATTCAGCAAGGGCCATGCCGAACCAGCGCCCGCACTGGCGCCAGATCAAGAGTGCTGGTATCTCCCTAGTTTTGGCGTTTACCACCCGCAAAAGCCAGAAAAAATTAGGGTAGTCTTTGATTCGAGTGCTCAACTTGACAATGTTTCTCTCAATGACGTGCTCCTCAAGGGACCAGATCTTAACAACACTCTCGTAGGAGTTCTGATGCGGTTTAGGTCCGACCCATACGCCGTTATGGCAGATGTGGAGCATATGTTTCACAACTTTGTAGTACGAGAAGACCACCGTAACTACCTTCGTTTCTTGTGGTTCCAAAATCATGACCTTGATGGAAAAGTGCAAGAATTTAGGATGACTGTCCATGTGTTTGGTAATTGTCCTTCCCCATCAGTCGCCATCTTTGGACTGAAAAGAACAGCCATAGAAGgagaaatggaatttggcagtgacgcaaaagaattcattgaacggcacttctatgtagatgatgggctaaagtcattctcttccatagagcaggccattgatgttcttagtagggcacagaagatgctggctcagtgtaacatacgcctgcacaaaatctcatccaattgtcctctcataacaggagcctttccaaccgaagatcgtgctgtaggcatgcaaggtcttgacattgggcagactaccccaccaatgcagcgcagtttgggcttaggatgggagctgttgactgaccaattcaagttccaagtaagagtaaatgaaAGGCCGTTCACAAAAAGGGGAGTTCTGTCAGTTATCAACAGTGTGTTCGACCCACTTGGTTTTGCTATTCCAGTAATCGTAGGGGGTAGAACCATACTCAGAGACATTTCCACAAATGTTTCAGAGTGGGACACTGAA
It includes:
- the grk3 gene encoding beta-adrenergic receptor kinase 2 isoform X1, whose protein sequence is MADLEAVLADVSYLMAMEKSKSTPAARASKKIILPEPSIRSVMQKYLEERDELAFDKIFNQKIGFLLFKDFCLNEIDEAVPQLKFYEEIKDYEKLDSEEERLGRSRQIYDGYIMKELLSCSHPFSKKAVDHVQSHLAKKMVPPSLFQPYIVEICDSLRGKIFLKFIESDKFTRFCQWKNVELNIHLTMNDFSVHRIIGRGGFGEVYGCRKADTGKMYAMKCLDKKRIKMKQGETLALNERIMLSLVSTGDCPFIVCMTYAFHTPDKLCFILDLMNGGDLHYHLSQHGVFSEKEMRFYAAEIVLGLEHMHNRFVVYRDLKPANILLDEHGHVRISDLGLACDFSKKKPHASVGTHGYMAPEVLQKGTAYDSSADWFSLGCMLFKLLRGHSPFRQHKTKDKHEIDRMTLTMNVELPDSFTSELKELLEGLLQRDVAKRLGCQGRGACEVKEHPFFKGMDWQQVYLQKYSPPLIPPRGEVNAADAFDIGSFDEEDTKGIKLLDSDQELYKNFPLVISERWQQEVAETVYDAVNSDTDKNEARKRAKNKQLGHEEDYALGKDCIMHGYMLKLGNPFLTQWQRRYFYLFPNRVEWRGEGESRETWLAKHLTQLKDSQNLLTMEQIVSVEETQIKDKKCILLRIKGGKQFVLQCESDPELVQWKKELTDAFSEAQKLLRRAPKVIGKSRTGGVVELSKPPLTHRNSNGL